One window from the genome of Leuconostoc suionicum encodes:
- a CDS encoding GTP-binding protein, with the protein MSFFNIFKKKKTTEKNIEAVSEPITWQNTTNASEFFEGYNIAITDLDSNGEVAAAETLRADKTQLQLDFIERFEKEIDSKTAGIQDIDTRTKVVIDAISSIRKYNSEMPITVRTRLAQAKKNLIGE; encoded by the coding sequence ATGTCTTTCTTTAACATTTTCAAAAAGAAAAAAACGACAGAAAAAAATATTGAAGCAGTAAGTGAGCCGATTACTTGGCAAAACACGACCAATGCATCAGAATTTTTTGAGGGGTATAATATAGCTATAACTGACCTTGATTCTAACGGTGAAGTTGCCGCAGCCGAGACCCTCCGCGCTGATAAAACACAACTCCAGCTTGATTTTATTGAACGATTCGAAAAGGAGATAGACTCAAAAACTGCTGGCATACAAGACATAGATACCCGCACGAAGGTTGTTATTGATGCCATTTCGTCCATTCGTAAATATAATTCTGAAATGCCCATCACTGTTCGCACACGTTTGGCACAGGCCAAGAAAAACTTAATAGGAGAATGA
- a CDS encoding kinase, which produces MAAHKTVFNDKQRILRLYSALISHRALSIEEIEDMFFIGRKTVQRDISEIRTFLHDLQIGEPIKSEIIFDRHSKKYRLTEMDNLFRVFDKINKIDEEE; this is translated from the coding sequence ATGGCAGCACATAAAACGGTATTTAATGACAAACAACGTATCTTGCGGCTTTATTCAGCATTGATAAGCCATCGAGCGCTCTCAATTGAAGAAATTGAGGACATGTTTTTTATTGGCCGAAAAACCGTCCAACGCGATATCTCCGAAATTCGAACTTTTTTGCATGATTTGCAAATTGGCGAACCAATTAAATCTGAGATTATTTTTGATCGTCATTCTAAAAAATATCGACTAACAGAAATGGATAACTTGTTTCGAGTTTTTGACAAAATCAATAAAATTGATGAAGAAGAATAA
- a CDS encoding potassium channel family protein: MRQTYAIIGLGRFGGALLETLVANGQDVLGIDISEEHVNDYRDIATQVVIADAQEDEVLRKLDIASFDHIVIAIGHNMQASILATINAKDLGAKNVIAKAENRTHLRVLTKIGADVVVQPEREMGERVARKLLAPNMLNFIELSDDYSMAEVQIVNPAFYGRSISNLNIRKKFGLNVIAVRHDGDVIVAPDSTYKLHEKDIVSVVGPKDMVDDFDQLTNNK, from the coding sequence ATGAGACAAACCTATGCCATTATAGGCCTCGGACGTTTTGGCGGCGCCCTTTTGGAAACATTGGTTGCAAATGGGCAAGATGTTTTAGGCATTGATATTAGTGAAGAACATGTTAATGATTATCGTGATATTGCAACACAAGTTGTCATTGCAGATGCCCAAGAAGATGAAGTATTACGCAAACTAGATATTGCTAGTTTTGATCATATTGTGATTGCCATTGGCCATAATATGCAAGCGAGTATTCTAGCGACTATCAACGCCAAAGACCTTGGTGCCAAGAATGTTATTGCCAAGGCTGAAAACCGTACCCATCTACGTGTGCTCACAAAAATAGGCGCAGATGTCGTCGTACAACCTGAACGCGAGATGGGCGAACGAGTAGCACGCAAACTTCTTGCGCCTAACATGTTGAATTTTATTGAGCTATCTGATGACTATTCCATGGCCGAAGTTCAAATTGTTAATCCTGCATTTTACGGTCGATCCATTAGCAACCTGAACATTCGGAAAAAATTTGGGCTAAATGTCATAGCTGTTCGTCATGACGGTGATGTTATTGTCGCCCCTGACTCAACCTACAAACTCCACGAAAAAGACATTGTTTCCGTTGTCGGACCAAAAGATATGGTCGATGATTTTGACCAATTAACGAACAATAAATAA